A window of the Microbacterium sp. LWH13-1.2 genome harbors these coding sequences:
- a CDS encoding GNAT family N-acetyltransferase, which yields MRTIRDLDTVELIIDAQGLLDSIRGPERVIDAGTLRALQQSGNYVVGLFDAEGGEERMVGASIAFFGAPGRRAMHSHITALLPEYRGRGWGRELKEHQRQWAFSRDVGRITWTFDPLVARNAHFFLTVLGARVTGYSVNRYGIFGGGDAGDESDRLDVEWALADIAKSPESDAVVETLEIPSDIETMRVEEPDAAHEWRTRLRAQMEGLLGSGLTLAGFDVDKGYLFTA from the coding sequence GTGCGAACCATCCGTGATCTGGACACCGTTGAACTCATCATCGACGCGCAGGGGCTGCTCGACTCCATCCGGGGTCCCGAGCGCGTGATCGACGCCGGTACTCTGCGTGCCCTGCAGCAGTCCGGCAATTACGTCGTCGGACTCTTCGACGCCGAGGGCGGGGAGGAACGCATGGTCGGTGCCTCGATCGCCTTCTTCGGCGCCCCCGGACGCCGGGCGATGCACTCGCACATCACCGCGCTGCTGCCCGAGTACCGCGGACGCGGCTGGGGCCGGGAACTCAAAGAGCACCAGCGTCAGTGGGCGTTCTCGCGTGATGTGGGGCGCATCACCTGGACGTTCGACCCGCTCGTCGCGCGCAACGCGCACTTCTTCCTCACCGTGCTCGGCGCCCGGGTGACCGGATACTCCGTCAACCGGTACGGCATCTTCGGGGGAGGGGATGCAGGAGACGAGAGCGACCGGCTCGACGTCGAATGGGCGCTCGCAGACATCGCGAAGTCCCCGGAATCCGATGCGGTCGTCGAGACGCTCGAGATCCCCTCCGACATCGAGACGATGAGGGTCGAAGAGCCGGATGCCGCGCACGAGTGGCGCACCCGCCTGCGCGCGCAGATGGAGGGCCTGCTGGGCAGCGGCCTGACCCTCGCGGGCTTCGACGTCGACAAGGGCTACCTCTTCACGGCGTGA
- a CDS encoding WYL domain-containing protein, producing the protein MADPTARLLALLALLQTGPERSGTELASRLGVSTRTVRHDVERLRDLGYPVDATRGSIGGYRLGSGGKLPPLLLDDEEAVAVTVGLRAAAGIAGIAESGARALAKLEQVLPSHLRPTVDALRSSVDRAPENNDTDAPDPEVDAASLQAIATAIRGEEWLRFDYESVATLVEPYRLLTWHRRWYLVGRDPQSGEWSTYRVDWMELRMPTRRRFEPQPLPGGDYTAFAMRTIAVSGWVVHARLRIDAPAEAVLARIHAAVGVVEPVDETHCILVTGADSLDTVAAYIGMLMMDFTVESPPELIPRLQVLSERYARAVTGSAAGSRGSGS; encoded by the coding sequence ATGGCCGATCCGACAGCTCGATTACTCGCCCTTCTGGCGCTGCTGCAGACGGGCCCCGAGCGCTCCGGCACCGAGCTCGCCTCGCGTCTGGGGGTGTCTACCCGCACGGTCCGCCACGACGTCGAGCGCCTCCGGGACCTCGGCTACCCGGTCGATGCGACGAGGGGATCGATCGGCGGATACCGGCTCGGCTCGGGCGGCAAGCTTCCACCCCTGCTTCTCGATGACGAGGAGGCCGTCGCGGTCACAGTCGGGCTGCGGGCGGCGGCGGGGATCGCAGGCATCGCGGAATCGGGCGCCAGGGCTCTCGCGAAGCTCGAGCAGGTGCTGCCCTCGCATCTTCGACCGACGGTCGACGCGCTGCGCTCGAGCGTCGACCGCGCGCCCGAGAACAACGACACCGACGCCCCGGACCCTGAGGTCGACGCCGCATCACTGCAGGCGATCGCCACCGCGATCCGCGGCGAGGAATGGCTGAGGTTCGACTACGAGAGCGTGGCGACGCTCGTCGAGCCGTATCGCCTGCTCACCTGGCATCGACGCTGGTATCTCGTGGGCCGTGACCCGCAGAGCGGCGAGTGGTCGACCTACCGCGTCGACTGGATGGAACTGCGGATGCCGACGCGTCGTCGTTTCGAGCCGCAGCCGCTGCCCGGCGGCGACTACACCGCCTTCGCGATGCGCACGATCGCGGTGAGCGGATGGGTCGTGCACGCCAGACTCCGGATCGATGCTCCCGCCGAGGCGGTGCTCGCCCGCATCCATGCCGCAGTGGGCGTGGTCGAACCCGTCGACGAGACGCACTGCATCCTCGTCACGGGTGCTGACAGCCTCGACACCGTCGCCGCATACATCGGGATGCTGATGATGGACTTCACGGTCGAGTCGCCACCGGAACTGATCCCGCGGCTGCAGGTGCTCTCGGAGCGCTACGCCCGCGCCGTGACGGGCTCAGCTGCCGGATCACGGGGATCCGGCAGCTGA
- a CDS encoding DUF1801 domain-containing protein: MKPTGDDVAGLIARSSPAIRRRDAETLTALMQDITGRAPQTWGTIIGFGSCHYRYPTGTEGDSGLLGFAPRKAATTIYLFDGVDAHADALANLGPHTTGVGCLYIKDLEQIDLGVLRGILERSLAWVEAGGTDQVQLTVTG; encoded by the coding sequence GTGAAGCCCACCGGCGACGACGTCGCAGGCCTCATCGCCCGTTCCAGCCCCGCGATCCGTCGTCGGGATGCCGAGACACTGACGGCGCTGATGCAGGACATCACCGGTCGCGCGCCGCAGACCTGGGGCACGATCATCGGCTTCGGCAGCTGCCATTACAGGTACCCGACGGGGACCGAGGGCGACAGCGGGCTGCTCGGCTTCGCGCCCCGCAAGGCAGCGACCACGATCTATCTGTTCGACGGCGTCGACGCCCACGCAGACGCCCTCGCGAACCTCGGCCCGCACACCACCGGCGTCGGCTGCCTCTACATCAAAGACCTCGAGCAGATCGATCTCGGCGTGCTCCGTGGCATCCTCGAGCGCTCGCTCGCGTGGGTCGAGGCCGGCGGCACAGATCAGGTGCAGCTCACCGTCACCGGCTGA
- a CDS encoding DUF4407 domain-containing protein, whose amino-acid sequence MLVDPDVISIIVALFAFSATVLGGVSRMIARQSRGLEVRFDRIDERFTSVETDIADLKTELKADIAEVRVEMADLRTELKGDVAELRTELKGDIADLRTELKGDIAELRTELKGDIAELRAELKQEIHEVKTELKADIADLRVSIARLEGPLPKLQRI is encoded by the coding sequence ATGCTCGTGGATCCCGATGTGATCAGCATCATCGTCGCCCTCTTCGCCTTCAGCGCGACCGTGCTCGGCGGGGTCTCTCGCATGATCGCCCGTCAGTCCCGAGGGCTGGAGGTGCGTTTCGACAGGATCGACGAGCGGTTCACGTCGGTCGAAACCGACATCGCCGACCTGAAGACGGAACTCAAGGCGGACATCGCCGAGGTCAGAGTCGAGATGGCCGATCTCAGAACCGAACTCAAGGGCGACGTCGCCGAACTCAGAACCGAACTCAAGGGCGACATCGCCGATCTCAGAACCGAACTCAAGGGCGACATCGCCGAACTCAGAACCGAACTCAAGGGCGACATCGCCGAGCTGCGGGCCGAGCTGAAGCAGGAGATCCATGAGGTCAAGACCGAGCTCAAAGCCGATATCGCCGACCTCCGGGTCTCGATCGCGCGCTTGGAGGGCCCTCTCCCGAAGCTGCAGCGCATCTGA
- the hemE gene encoding uroporphyrinogen decarboxylase, with protein sequence MALSDAPLLRALTGPRPEHAPVWFMRQAGRSLPEYRELRVGTRMLDACLTPDLAAEITLQPVRRHGVDAAVFFSDIVIPLRLAGVDVEIEAGRGPVFANPVRSAADVDRITAIDPLSLDGTAIAEAVRIVTAELGDTPLIGFAGAPFTLAAYLVEGGPSKEHLRARAMMHSDPESWNRLAGWLAQVSRRFLEIQRDAGASVVQLFDSWAGSLSTADYRAFVAPHSHVALEGIGVPSIHFGVGTGPFLADMRLGGIADGVGVDWRLPLDEAAAILGPDVSVQGNIDPALLSAPWPVLEAHVRDVVERGRAARGHIVNLGHGVPPETDPDQLTRIVELVHSI encoded by the coding sequence ATGGCCCTCTCCGACGCTCCGCTGCTGCGCGCCCTCACCGGCCCCCGTCCCGAGCATGCCCCCGTCTGGTTCATGCGGCAGGCGGGCAGGTCGCTGCCCGAGTACCGCGAGCTGAGGGTCGGAACGCGCATGCTCGACGCCTGCCTCACGCCCGACCTCGCCGCCGAGATCACCCTGCAGCCGGTGCGTCGCCACGGTGTCGACGCCGCGGTGTTCTTCAGCGACATCGTCATCCCCCTGCGGCTCGCCGGTGTGGACGTCGAGATCGAGGCCGGCCGCGGGCCCGTCTTCGCGAACCCCGTGCGCTCGGCGGCGGACGTCGATCGCATCACGGCCATCGATCCGCTCTCGCTCGACGGCACCGCGATCGCCGAGGCCGTGAGAATCGTCACGGCAGAGCTCGGCGACACCCCGCTGATCGGCTTCGCGGGTGCGCCGTTCACTCTCGCCGCCTACCTGGTCGAGGGCGGCCCGTCGAAGGAGCACCTGCGTGCTCGGGCCATGATGCACTCGGATCCCGAGTCGTGGAACCGTCTCGCCGGCTGGCTGGCCCAGGTCTCGCGGCGCTTCCTCGAGATCCAGCGCGACGCCGGAGCATCCGTCGTGCAGCTGTTCGACTCGTGGGCGGGCTCGCTGAGCACCGCCGACTACCGCGCCTTCGTCGCCCCGCACTCCCACGTGGCTCTCGAGGGCATCGGCGTGCCGAGCATCCACTTCGGTGTGGGCACCGGGCCGTTCCTCGCCGACATGCGACTCGGCGGCATCGCAGACGGAGTGGGCGTCGACTGGCGGCTGCCGCTGGACGAGGCCGCGGCGATCCTCGGACCCGACGTCTCGGTGCAGGGCAACATCGACCCGGCGCTCCTGTCGGCTCCCTGGCCCGTTCTCGAGGCCCATGTGCGCGATGTGGTCGAGCGCGGTCGCGCTGCCCGTGGCCACATCGTCAACCTCGGACACGGCGTGCCGCCCGAGACCGACCCCGACCAGCTCACGCGCATCGTCGAACTGGTGCACTCGATCTGA
- a CDS encoding glycine--tRNA ligase, which produces MAEQSRLDKVIALARHRGFVFQAGEIYGGSRSAWDYGPLGTELKENIRRQWWQTFVRGRGDMVGLDSSIILPKRVWEASGHVATFTDPLVECLSCHKRFRADTLIEDFEARKGRKAENGLADVPCPNCGTKGQYTEPKSFSGLVKTYLGVVDDESGLYFLRPETAQGIFVNFSNVLTASRKKPPFGIGQVGKAFRNEITPGNFIFRTREFEQMEIEYFTPPADAQQWFEHWVEACWNWFIDLGIDPENMRQFDVPEDDRAHYSAGTIDVEYRFGFTGKEWGELMGVANRTDYDLSSHSEASGQSLTYFDQATGERYTPYVIEPSFGLTRAMMAFLVDAYREEEVPNAKGGTDVRTVLKLDPRLAPVKAAVLPLSRNERLSPLAREVADTLRSSWAVDFDDAGAIGRRYRRQDEIGTPFCVTIDFDSLDDRAVTVRDRDTMAQERVSIDELHQYLADRLKGA; this is translated from the coding sequence GTGGCCGAACAGTCCCGTCTTGACAAGGTCATCGCCCTTGCCCGCCACCGCGGGTTCGTCTTCCAAGCGGGTGAGATCTACGGCGGTTCGCGGTCCGCGTGGGACTACGGGCCCCTCGGCACCGAGCTCAAGGAGAACATCCGCCGCCAGTGGTGGCAGACGTTCGTGCGCGGACGCGGCGACATGGTGGGTCTCGACTCCAGCATCATCCTGCCCAAGCGGGTATGGGAGGCGTCGGGTCACGTCGCCACCTTCACCGACCCGCTGGTCGAGTGCCTGAGCTGCCACAAGCGATTCCGTGCCGACACTCTGATCGAGGACTTCGAGGCCCGCAAGGGCCGCAAGGCAGAGAACGGCCTCGCCGATGTACCGTGCCCCAACTGCGGCACCAAGGGCCAGTACACCGAGCCGAAGTCGTTCTCGGGTCTCGTGAAGACCTACCTCGGCGTCGTCGACGACGAGTCCGGCCTGTACTTCCTCCGCCCCGAGACGGCTCAGGGCATCTTCGTGAACTTCTCGAATGTGCTCACGGCCAGCCGCAAGAAGCCGCCGTTCGGCATCGGCCAGGTCGGCAAGGCGTTCCGCAACGAGATCACCCCCGGCAACTTCATCTTCCGCACGCGCGAGTTCGAGCAGATGGAGATCGAGTACTTCACGCCGCCCGCCGACGCGCAGCAGTGGTTCGAGCACTGGGTCGAGGCCTGCTGGAACTGGTTCATCGACCTCGGGATCGACCCCGAGAACATGCGTCAGTTCGACGTTCCCGAAGACGACCGCGCGCACTACTCCGCCGGCACGATCGACGTCGAGTATCGCTTCGGCTTCACGGGCAAGGAGTGGGGCGAGCTCATGGGCGTCGCCAACCGCACGGACTACGACCTGTCGAGCCACAGCGAGGCGTCGGGCCAGAGCCTCACCTACTTCGACCAGGCGACCGGCGAGCGCTACACGCCGTATGTGATCGAGCCGTCGTTCGGCCTCACCCGCGCCATGATGGCGTTCCTCGTCGACGCATACCGCGAGGAGGAGGTGCCGAACGCCAAGGGCGGCACCGACGTCCGCACCGTTCTCAAGCTCGACCCGCGTCTCGCGCCGGTCAAGGCCGCCGTGCTGCCGCTGAGCCGCAACGAGCGACTGTCGCCGCTGGCACGCGAGGTCGCCGACACGCTGCGCAGCTCGTGGGCCGTCGACTTCGACGACGCGGGTGCGATCGGTCGCCGCTACCGTCGACAGGACGAGATCGGCACGCCGTTCTGCGTCACGATCGACTTCGACTCGCTGGACGATCGTGCCGTCACCGTGCGCGACCGCGACACCATGGCGCAGGAGCGCGTCTCGATCGACGAGCTGCACCAGTACCTCGCCGATCGGCTCAAGGGCGCGTGA
- a CDS encoding peptide MFS transporter yields the protein MASSDTTAEKSDTRFFGQPWALVHIFGVEMWERFSFYGMQGILLIYLYFSVSEGGLGLSQAVAGGIVGAYGGSVYLSTILGAWIADRMLGSERVLFLSAIVIVAGHVALALLPGFIGVGVGLVLVALGSGGLKANATSVVGTLYSADDTRRDAGFSLFYLGINLGAFMGPILTGILQSTLGFHYGFGLAAIGMTLGLVQYSFGRKALPDEARRVPNPLPSSRYPLVAIIALAAIALIVVLVLVGVIKADNLSTIVIIGTIVAAVAYFAVILSSRRIDGTERSRVWGFLPLFITSVAFWSLYQQQFTVLTVYSDERLDRNIFGFEMPVSWVQSINPVFIIILSGVFAAIWTRLGTRQPSTPVKFALGAIIMGAAFLLFLPFAGGGANSTPLLAIVGILFVFTVAELLISPVGLSVTTKLAPKVFHTQMVALFFLSIALGTAISGWLVRFYDPKNEVPYFSILGGIAIVVGLGLLFSVKPVLRLMKGVH from the coding sequence ATGGCATCCAGCGACACCACAGCCGAGAAGTCCGACACCCGGTTCTTCGGGCAGCCCTGGGCACTCGTCCACATCTTCGGCGTCGAGATGTGGGAGCGCTTCAGCTTCTACGGCATGCAGGGCATCCTGCTCATCTACCTCTACTTCTCGGTCAGCGAAGGAGGCCTGGGCCTGTCGCAGGCCGTCGCCGGTGGCATCGTCGGCGCCTACGGCGGGTCGGTCTACCTCTCCACCATCCTCGGCGCCTGGATCGCCGACCGGATGCTGGGCTCGGAGCGTGTGCTGTTCCTCAGCGCCATCGTGATCGTCGCCGGACACGTCGCTCTGGCACTCCTTCCCGGCTTCATCGGCGTGGGCGTAGGCCTCGTGCTGGTCGCCCTCGGTTCCGGCGGCCTCAAGGCGAACGCGACCTCGGTGGTCGGCACGCTCTACAGCGCAGACGACACCCGTCGGGATGCCGGATTCTCGCTGTTCTACCTCGGCATCAACCTCGGCGCCTTCATGGGTCCGATCCTCACCGGGATCCTGCAGTCGACCCTCGGATTCCACTACGGCTTCGGGCTCGCCGCCATCGGCATGACGCTCGGACTCGTGCAGTACTCGTTCGGTCGCAAGGCCCTGCCCGACGAGGCCCGGCGTGTGCCCAACCCGCTCCCCTCCTCGCGGTACCCGCTGGTCGCGATCATCGCACTGGCGGCGATCGCCCTCATCGTCGTGCTGGTGCTCGTCGGCGTCATCAAGGCCGACAACCTGTCGACCATCGTGATCATCGGCACGATCGTCGCCGCCGTCGCCTACTTCGCCGTGATCCTCAGCAGCCGCCGCATCGACGGCACCGAGCGCTCGCGGGTATGGGGCTTCCTGCCACTGTTCATCACAAGCGTCGCGTTCTGGTCGCTGTACCAGCAGCAGTTCACCGTGCTCACGGTCTATTCGGACGAGCGCCTCGACCGCAACATCTTCGGATTCGAGATGCCGGTCTCATGGGTGCAGTCGATCAACCCGGTGTTCATCATCATCCTGTCGGGCGTCTTCGCGGCGATCTGGACGCGCCTCGGCACCCGCCAGCCGTCGACCCCGGTGAAGTTCGCCCTCGGCGCGATCATCATGGGCGCAGCCTTCCTGCTCTTCCTGCCGTTCGCCGGCGGTGGCGCGAACTCCACTCCGCTGCTCGCGATCGTCGGCATCCTGTTCGTGTTCACGGTCGCCGAGCTGCTGATCTCCCCGGTCGGGCTGTCGGTGACGACGAAGCTCGCGCCGAAGGTCTTCCACACCCAGATGGTCGCTCTGTTCTTCCTGTCGATCGCCCTCGGCACCGCGATCTCGGGTTGGCTCGTGCGGTTCTACGATCCGAAGAACGAGGTTCCGTACTTCTCTATCCTCGGCGGCATCGCGATCGTCGTCGGCCTGGGGCTGCTCTTCTCCGTGAAGCCGGTGCTGCGGCTCATGAAGGGCGTGCACTGA
- a CDS encoding HhH-GPD-type base excision DNA repair protein translates to MALHITGDTAADALLTDNPLALLVGMLLDQQVPMETAFAGPLKIEQRTGATDASTIAGMDPDEFLEAFKATPAVHRFPGSMAARVQTLCQDLVDQWGGDASAIWTDGDPSGAEVLKRLKALPGFGEQKAKIFLALLGKQYGFTGAGWREAAGDYGVEGSYRSVADIVSPESLTKVREHKKAMKAAAKAKA, encoded by the coding sequence ATGGCCCTTCACATCACCGGAGACACCGCCGCCGATGCCCTGCTCACCGACAACCCGCTCGCCCTTCTGGTCGGGATGCTGTTGGATCAGCAGGTTCCGATGGAGACCGCGTTCGCGGGTCCGCTCAAGATCGAGCAGCGCACCGGAGCCACGGATGCGTCCACCATCGCCGGTATGGACCCCGACGAGTTCCTCGAGGCATTCAAGGCCACCCCCGCGGTCCACCGTTTCCCCGGCTCGATGGCCGCTCGGGTGCAGACCCTGTGCCAGGATCTCGTCGACCAGTGGGGCGGAGACGCGTCGGCGATCTGGACGGATGGCGATCCCTCTGGTGCAGAGGTACTGAAGCGTCTGAAGGCTCTGCCGGGGTTCGGTGAGCAGAAGGCCAAGATCTTCCTCGCGCTGCTCGGCAAGCAGTACGGCTTCACGGGTGCCGGCTGGCGCGAGGCCGCCGGCGACTACGGCGTCGAGGGCTCGTATCGCAGCGTCGCGGACATCGTGTCGCCCGAGTCACTGACCAAAGTGCGCGAGCACAAGAAGGCCATGAAGGCCGCGGCGAAGGCGAAAGCGTGA
- a CDS encoding epoxide hydrolase family protein, protein MDNTNTTPSPFSAMPFTVSVSAAEVADLHDRLARTRLPQPSPTDDWDAGAPNTYLSEALDAWREFDWTAAEARINAVPHFTTEIDGQNLHFIHVRSAHEGATPLLLAHTYPGSAVDYLDLIDELVDPVAHGGRAEDAFDVVIPDAPGYGFSQPLSSAGWTTARVAAAYDRLMRGLGYDSYGIHGSDNGAMVARELGLLNPDGFLGLHVLQLFSFPSGDPAEFEKLEPQDYAGLEHMQWFQSVGGYNAMNSSRPQTVSVGISDSPIGLLAYSELFNSFGNGTSLVRLDQILLEVSVAWFANAASGMSRSYLENARADAGEGAEPHINAARTGVAVFKDDFQTIRVFAERDNSNIVHWNRFDEGGHFAALERPAVLAGDIREFFAGAR, encoded by the coding sequence ATGGACAACACGAACACCACCCCCAGCCCCTTCTCCGCCATGCCTTTCACCGTCTCGGTGTCCGCCGCCGAGGTCGCCGATCTGCATGATCGCCTCGCCCGGACCCGTCTTCCGCAGCCTTCGCCGACGGACGACTGGGATGCGGGAGCACCCAACACCTACCTCAGCGAGGCGCTCGACGCCTGGCGCGAGTTCGACTGGACCGCCGCCGAGGCCCGCATCAACGCCGTCCCGCACTTCACGACCGAGATCGACGGACAGAACCTGCACTTCATCCACGTCCGCTCCGCGCATGAGGGAGCGACGCCGCTGCTGCTCGCTCACACCTACCCGGGCTCGGCGGTCGACTACCTCGACCTGATCGACGAGCTGGTCGATCCCGTCGCGCACGGAGGTCGGGCGGAGGACGCCTTCGACGTCGTGATCCCGGATGCTCCCGGCTACGGGTTCTCGCAGCCGCTGTCCTCGGCGGGCTGGACGACGGCGCGGGTCGCTGCGGCGTACGACCGTCTGATGCGCGGGCTCGGCTACGACAGCTATGGGATCCATGGCTCCGACAATGGCGCGATGGTCGCGCGTGAGCTCGGCCTGCTGAACCCCGACGGCTTCCTCGGACTGCATGTGCTGCAGCTCTTCTCGTTCCCTTCCGGAGACCCTGCCGAATTCGAGAAGCTCGAGCCGCAGGACTATGCCGGGCTCGAGCACATGCAGTGGTTCCAGTCGGTCGGCGGGTACAACGCGATGAACTCGTCCCGCCCGCAGACCGTCTCGGTGGGGATCAGCGACTCTCCGATCGGATTGCTCGCCTACAGCGAGCTCTTCAACTCGTTCGGCAACGGTACGTCGCTCGTGCGGTTGGATCAGATCCTGCTCGAGGTGAGCGTCGCCTGGTTCGCGAACGCGGCCTCAGGCATGAGCCGCAGCTACCTCGAGAACGCGCGAGCCGACGCGGGGGAGGGGGCGGAGCCGCACATCAACGCCGCACGCACCGGTGTCGCGGTCTTCAAGGACGACTTCCAGACGATCCGAGTCTTCGCGGAGCGCGACAACTCGAACATCGTCCACTGGAACCGCTTCGACGAGGGCGGCCACTTCGCTGCCCTCGAGCGCCCGGCGGTGCTGGCCGGCGACATCCGCGAGTTCTTCGCCGGGGCGCGCTGA
- a CDS encoding glutamyl-tRNA reductase, with the protein MLLVVTASHKTASFELLERLSRTPDDVASTVVDMASCVQGAVVLATCNRFEAYVEMDEPVTAAGAIGVEAVLEAVEASTGISTAELDGAYEVHSGRRVAEHLFSVASGLESVVSGEGEIAGQVRRALKSARKEGTTSPELERLFQRASQAQRKVKNVTALGRAGRSLVRLALELADSRIADWSTERVLLVGTGAYAAVTLATLRERGAVNISVYSPSGRAEKFAAKHGIRPVAAEDYARVASRSSLLITCTAAAEPVLTPQHLQAPTGIAPEGCPVASHSQMVVDLGMPRNVDPAVATLEGVALLDLETISLHAPLEELQATDAARTVVREAADTFHVVGSRQSVTPSVVALRSHMFALLEAEIGRARARGDEDGKVEQALRHLTGVLLHTPTTRAHELAATGQADEFAAALSTLYGIQPVEPAQASDDAAATA; encoded by the coding sequence GTGCTGCTGGTTGTCACGGCGAGTCACAAGACCGCCTCCTTCGAATTGCTCGAACGCCTGAGCCGCACCCCCGACGACGTCGCCTCCACTGTTGTGGACATGGCGTCCTGCGTGCAGGGTGCGGTCGTTCTTGCTACCTGCAACCGCTTCGAGGCCTACGTCGAGATGGACGAGCCGGTCACCGCCGCGGGTGCGATCGGCGTCGAGGCGGTGCTCGAAGCCGTCGAAGCCTCGACCGGCATCAGCACGGCAGAACTCGACGGCGCCTACGAGGTGCACTCCGGTCGCCGGGTCGCGGAGCATCTCTTCTCCGTCGCTTCAGGGCTCGAGTCCGTCGTCTCCGGCGAGGGCGAGATCGCAGGGCAGGTACGCCGCGCGCTGAAGTCCGCCCGCAAGGAGGGCACCACCTCCCCCGAACTCGAGCGACTGTTCCAGCGCGCGAGCCAGGCGCAGCGCAAGGTCAAGAACGTCACGGCTCTCGGTCGTGCGGGCCGGTCGCTCGTGCGACTCGCGCTCGAACTCGCCGACAGCCGAATCGCCGACTGGTCGACCGAGCGCGTGCTGCTCGTCGGCACCGGCGCCTACGCCGCGGTCACGCTCGCGACGCTCCGCGAACGCGGGGCCGTCAACATCTCGGTCTACTCGCCCTCCGGCCGCGCCGAGAAGTTCGCCGCGAAGCACGGCATCCGCCCGGTCGCGGCCGAGGACTACGCTCGCGTCGCTTCGCGATCGAGCCTGCTGATCACCTGCACGGCCGCCGCCGAACCCGTGCTGACGCCCCAGCATCTGCAGGCACCGACCGGCATCGCCCCCGAGGGATGCCCCGTCGCGTCGCACAGCCAGATGGTCGTCGACCTGGGCATGCCCCGCAATGTCGATCCTGCCGTCGCGACCCTCGAAGGCGTCGCGCTGCTCGACCTCGAGACCATCAGCCTGCACGCCCCGCTCGAAGAGCTGCAGGCGACCGATGCCGCTCGCACCGTCGTGCGCGAAGCCGCCGACACCTTCCACGTCGTCGGCAGCCGACAGAGCGTGACTCCGTCGGTCGTCGCCCTGCGGTCGCACATGTTCGCGCTGTTGGAAGCCGAGATCGGCCGCGCCCGTGCGCGCGGCGATGAAGACGGCAAGGTCGAGCAGGCGCTTCGCCACCTCACCGGCGTTCTGCTGCACACGCCGACCACTCGTGCGCACGAGCTCGCGGCCACCGGCCAGGCGGATGAATTCGCCGCCGCACTCTCGACGCTGTACGGCATCCAGCCGGTCGAGCCCGCGCAGGCGTCCGACGACGCCGCCGCGACCGCCTGA